The Chloroflexota bacterium DNA segment TCCTCAGTGGTGATCCCGTTCAGACCCAGAAACGATCTGCGTGGAACGGTTTAGCGCGCTGAGAATAGCAGCTACGTTCCTGGTCGTCAATCCGCCGGGATCATTGGCTGCCCCGCGGTCTCGCTCTCGCGCACGGGAGGCGACGAGCCGAACTGGCCGTGCAGTCGAGCTTCTGGCGACTGCCGGCACGACACGCGTACACTCCCGGGAACACAGCCGGGCCACCTGGAGGCAGCATGAACGTCATCGACCTGCGGAGCGACACTGTCACCCTGCCATCCCCTGAGATGCGTCGCTTCATCAACGAAGCGGAGGTCGGCGACGACGTCTACGGCGAGGACACGACCGTCAACGCCCTCCAGGAGAAGGCCGCCGAGCTGCTCGGCAAGGAGGCCGCCCTCTTCGTCTCCAGCGGCACCATGGGCAACCTGATCGCGCACATCGCGTGGTGCAACGCCGGCGACGAGGTCATCTGCGGCGAGAAGCACCACACCCTGAATTCCGAGCAGGCCAACGCCGCCCGCGTCGCTCAGACCCAGCTGCGGACCGTCCCCCAGAACCGCGCCAGCCTCGACATCGACGCCATCCGCCGCACCATTCGCGGCGACGATCCCCACTTCCCGCGCACCACGCTGATCTGGGTCGAGCAGCCCTGCAACGGCTGGGTGATGCCGCTCGACGAGCTGGCCGCCATCTCCAGGCTCGCCCGCGAGCACAACATTCCCGTCCACATGGACGGCGCGCGCATCTTCAACGCGGCCATCGCGCTCGGCGTGGACGCCTCAGAGATCGCAAAGCATGTCGATTCGGTCATGTTCTGCTTCTCCAAGGGGCTGGCCGCGCCCGTCGGCTCGGCGCTCGTCGGCTCGAAGGCGTTCATCGCCAAGGCCTACCGAGGCCGCAAGCTGATCGGCG contains these protein-coding regions:
- the ltaE gene encoding low-specificity L-threonine aldolase, translated to MNVIDLRSDTVTLPSPEMRRFINEAEVGDDVYGEDTTVNALQEKAAELLGKEAALFVSSGTMGNLIAHIAWCNAGDEVICGEKHHTLNSEQANAARVAQTQLRTVPQNRASLDIDAIRRTIRGDDPHFPRTTLIWVEQPCNGWVMPLDELAAISRLAREHNIPVHMDGARIFNAAIALGVDASEIAKHVDSVMFCFSKGLAAPVGSALVGSKAFIAKAYRGRKLIGGAMRQAGVIAAGGLYALNNNIERLADDHANAKRLAAGLARLPGIAIDRDEVTTNMFFIHLSDPAPSAKELSARVKEKGVLCGAAKDGSPIIRLVTHYGIERADIDRAIDAFAQALGAQPAVAGVAVTA